A window of the Oryza brachyantha chromosome 5, ObraRS2, whole genome shotgun sequence genome harbors these coding sequences:
- the LOC102710205 gene encoding phosphatidylinositol transfer protein 3-like isoform X2, with amino-acid sequence MSFLLKTRSESNQPRSPSSEELKEKIVEVRELLGSLTEEMPEFLSDATIRRFLRARNWSTEQATKSLQETVKWRRQYRPETICWEDIAEKEYEGRRAYITDYLDAKGRCVLVTKPTIKAKVSGKEQIKYFVYLLESLAMNSEDEQEEHVTWLLDLRGWAISSTPLSTSRESMHIVQNYYPGMIAVAILSNTPRIFESFWKILKHFLEAKMNEKVKFVYTNNPESHKIVSEMFDMDKLETAFGGRNSLTTDMDSYAERMRRSDLARGALSKQPHINVVTGHN; translated from the exons ATAGTTGAGGTCCGGGAGCTGCTGGGAAGCCTGACAGAGGAGATGCCAGAATTCTTGTCGGATGCCACCATCCGCCGCTTCCTGCGAGCAAGGAACTGGAGCACGGAACAAGCGACCAAGTCGCTCCAGGAAACTGTCAAGTGGAGGCGTCAGTACAGGCCTGAAACCATTTGCTGG GAAGACATTGCTGAGAAGGAGTACGAGGGTAGAAGAGCATATATAACTGACTACCTTGATGCCAAAGGAAGATGTGTCCTAGTCACAAAGCCGACAATTAAG GCGAAAGTTTCAGGGAAGGAACAGATCAAATACTTTGTGTATCTCCTAGAGAGTTTGGCTATGAATTCAGAGGATGAACAAGAAGAACATGTTACATGGCTGTTAGACCTCAGAGGCTGGGCTATATCAAGCACACCATTATCGACCTCCCGTGAATCCATGCACATAGTTCAGAACTACTACCCAGGGATGATTGCAGTAGCAATACTAAGCAACACTCCAAGGATTTTTGAATCTTTCTGGAAG ATTCTAAAGCACTTCCTAGAAGCAAAGATGAATGAGAAGGTGAAGTTTGTGTATACTAATAATCCAGAGAGCCACAAGATAGTGTCTGAAATGTTTGACATGGATAAGCTGGAGACTGCATTTGGGGGCAGAAATTCACTTACAACTGATATGGACAGTTATGCTGAGAGAATGAGGAGGTCAGATCTTGCACGAGGAGCTCTAAGCAAGCAACCTCACATAAATGTGGTTACTGGACATAACTGA
- the LOC102710205 gene encoding phosphatidylinositol transfer protein 3-like isoform X1 → MSFLLKTRSESNQPRSPSSEELKEKIVEVRELLGSLTEEMPEFLSDATIRRFLRARNWSTEQATKSLQETVKWRRQYRPETICWEDIAEKEYEGRRAYITDYLDAKGRCVLVTKPTIKQAKVSGKEQIKYFVYLLESLAMNSEDEQEEHVTWLLDLRGWAISSTPLSTSRESMHIVQNYYPGMIAVAILSNTPRIFESFWKILKHFLEAKMNEKVKFVYTNNPESHKIVSEMFDMDKLETAFGGRNSLTTDMDSYAERMRRSDLARGALSKQPHINVVTGHN, encoded by the exons ATAGTTGAGGTCCGGGAGCTGCTGGGAAGCCTGACAGAGGAGATGCCAGAATTCTTGTCGGATGCCACCATCCGCCGCTTCCTGCGAGCAAGGAACTGGAGCACGGAACAAGCGACCAAGTCGCTCCAGGAAACTGTCAAGTGGAGGCGTCAGTACAGGCCTGAAACCATTTGCTGG GAAGACATTGCTGAGAAGGAGTACGAGGGTAGAAGAGCATATATAACTGACTACCTTGATGCCAAAGGAAGATGTGTCCTAGTCACAAAGCCGACAATTAAG CAGGCGAAAGTTTCAGGGAAGGAACAGATCAAATACTTTGTGTATCTCCTAGAGAGTTTGGCTATGAATTCAGAGGATGAACAAGAAGAACATGTTACATGGCTGTTAGACCTCAGAGGCTGGGCTATATCAAGCACACCATTATCGACCTCCCGTGAATCCATGCACATAGTTCAGAACTACTACCCAGGGATGATTGCAGTAGCAATACTAAGCAACACTCCAAGGATTTTTGAATCTTTCTGGAAG ATTCTAAAGCACTTCCTAGAAGCAAAGATGAATGAGAAGGTGAAGTTTGTGTATACTAATAATCCAGAGAGCCACAAGATAGTGTCTGAAATGTTTGACATGGATAAGCTGGAGACTGCATTTGGGGGCAGAAATTCACTTACAACTGATATGGACAGTTATGCTGAGAGAATGAGGAGGTCAGATCTTGCACGAGGAGCTCTAAGCAAGCAACCTCACATAAATGTGGTTACTGGACATAACTGA